A portion of the Leptospira licerasiae serovar Varillal str. VAR 010 genome contains these proteins:
- a CDS encoding type II secretion system F family protein encodes MALYTYTAFNKKGKEEKGIIDAPNIQSARAKLKGKGFYVRQISEDAERKDRELFPFLARLLYRVPKKIIGLFSRQLGTLLGAGIPLDKSLSSIIEQTDHEVFRKVVIAMQADITEGSSLSDSMRKHPDVFPNQYPSLVSVGERTGDYETALMRLAEMEEKNLQLKGKVTTALVYPGIIFCLLQIVIIFLLTTVVPQIEHLFVEFNATLPVITRIVIGSSRLLTGYWFLIFPMIGAGVVGFFFYKSTPEGKEKWEKFVLRIPIIRTLNKKVLISNFARNLGILLTNRVPLITSLQIVEQIVNHSVFGQEIRNACERIREGEKLSTSFTGSEILPQLVLGMMSAGEVSDRVPEMLNKLAEIYDQEVDSALKNATQAIEPLMLVFMGFAIGIIMAAIIVPMFSLTQNLQGI; translated from the coding sequence ATGGCACTTTATACTTATACTGCGTTTAACAAAAAAGGAAAGGAAGAGAAGGGGATTATAGACGCCCCGAATATCCAGTCCGCTAGAGCAAAACTTAAGGGAAAAGGTTTTTACGTTCGCCAGATTTCCGAAGATGCGGAAAGAAAGGACAGAGAACTTTTTCCGTTCTTAGCTAGACTCCTCTATAGAGTTCCTAAAAAGATCATTGGTCTTTTTTCAAGACAGCTCGGAACTCTTTTGGGCGCGGGTATTCCGTTAGACAAATCGCTTTCCAGTATCATAGAACAGACCGACCACGAAGTGTTCCGCAAAGTAGTGATCGCAATGCAAGCGGATATTACCGAAGGAAGTTCTTTATCCGATTCGATGAGAAAACATCCGGATGTTTTTCCAAATCAGTATCCTTCTCTTGTTTCCGTAGGAGAAAGAACGGGTGATTACGAAACCGCACTCATGCGTCTTGCAGAGATGGAAGAAAAAAACCTACAGTTAAAAGGTAAGGTCACCACCGCTCTTGTTTATCCGGGAATTATTTTCTGCCTATTACAGATCGTGATCATATTCCTTCTTACCACAGTCGTTCCTCAGATAGAACATCTATTCGTAGAGTTCAACGCAACACTTCCTGTAATTACCAGGATCGTGATCGGAAGCTCCAGACTTCTTACCGGCTATTGGTTTTTGATCTTTCCTATGATAGGTGCCGGAGTTGTGGGATTTTTCTTTTATAAATCCACTCCGGAAGGAAAGGAAAAATGGGAGAAGTTCGTTTTGAGAATTCCGATCATTCGAACACTCAATAAAAAGGTGCTTATATCCAATTTTGCGAGAAATTTAGGAATACTTCTTACAAATAGGGTACCACTCATTACTTCTCTCCAAATAGTGGAACAAATCGTTAATCATTCGGTTTTCGGACAAGAAATTCGAAATGCTTGCGAAAGAATTCGGGAAGGTGAGAAACTTTCTACGTCATTCACTGGGTCTGAGATATTACCACAACTAGTATTAGGAATGATGTCTGCCGGAGAAGTTTCGGACAGGGTCCCGGAGATGTTGAATAAGCTTGCGGAAATCTACGACCAAGAGGTGGATTCCGCATTAAAAAATGCAACCCAGGCGATCGAACCTTTGATGCTTGTTTTTATGGGTTTTGCGATCGGTATCATTATGGCGGCGATCATCGTTCCGATGTTCAGCTTGACCCAAAACTTGCAAGGTATATAA
- the gspE gene encoding type II secretion system ATPase GspE → MKTLGDILVEDGVISAKDLEDSLKLQKKNHLPLGHILQKKGIAGEVDVLKAMARLYKMEFREKLEFKGMEEVYDRIPLKLIQKSKIVPFELHKKNVKIAVSDPTDLHPMDDVRSALKEFKIEFILAPEPEVMRLIHSQFDNTSAAAKDMLNEMEGSFSELAEGFDNETIDLSDDAPIIKMVNVILSQAVNERASDIHVEPYEKSLVVRYRIDGILHNVLTPPKSYHAGITSRIKIMSNLNIAENRLPQDGRIKLRLAGKDVDIRVSTIPCQFGERIVMRLLNKTDQKYSLETMGFYPDLIKTLRTLIYQPHGIVLVTGPTGSGKSTTLYSALTELNTEERNIITCEDPVEYQIDGVSQMQMQEKIGLTFATGLRAILRQDPDVIMVGEIRDEETARIAIQASLTGHLVFSTLHTNDAASAATRLVDMGIEPYLITSTVLGFMAQRLVRTICKECKISYKPTPQELESIGISKKDLKGGVLYKGKGCSHCMNTGFKGRTGVYELLIINTPIKNAILAGSDTNKINDIALENGFATMRDYGIRKVLDGVTTPDEVLRVT, encoded by the coding sequence GTGAAAACTCTAGGTGATATTCTCGTAGAAGATGGGGTCATATCCGCCAAGGATCTAGAAGACTCTCTCAAACTACAAAAAAAGAATCATTTACCCCTAGGACATATTCTTCAGAAAAAAGGGATCGCAGGAGAAGTAGACGTTCTTAAAGCGATGGCCAGACTTTACAAAATGGAATTCCGGGAAAAACTGGAATTCAAAGGAATGGAAGAGGTTTACGACCGCATTCCTCTTAAGCTCATCCAAAAAAGTAAAATAGTTCCTTTCGAATTACATAAGAAGAACGTTAAAATCGCGGTGTCCGATCCTACGGATCTTCACCCGATGGACGATGTACGTTCTGCATTAAAAGAATTTAAAATAGAATTCATACTTGCTCCGGAGCCTGAAGTAATGAGGCTCATCCATTCCCAGTTCGACAATACTTCCGCCGCAGCGAAAGATATGTTGAATGAAATGGAGGGTAGTTTCTCAGAACTTGCAGAAGGTTTCGATAACGAAACAATCGATCTTTCGGACGACGCTCCTATCATCAAGATGGTGAACGTGATACTTTCTCAGGCGGTAAACGAGAGAGCTTCGGATATTCACGTAGAACCGTACGAAAAAAGCCTAGTCGTTCGTTACAGGATAGACGGCATTCTTCATAACGTATTAACCCCTCCCAAGTCTTATCATGCGGGAATCACTTCCCGTATTAAGATCATGTCCAACTTGAACATCGCAGAAAATAGATTACCTCAAGACGGTAGGATCAAACTCAGACTTGCGGGAAAGGATGTGGATATCCGGGTTTCCACCATACCTTGCCAATTCGGAGAACGTATCGTTATGCGTCTCTTGAACAAGACCGATCAAAAATATTCCTTGGAGACCATGGGATTTTATCCGGATCTTATCAAAACACTTCGCACTCTAATCTACCAACCCCACGGAATTGTCTTAGTAACCGGTCCGACTGGATCCGGAAAATCCACAACATTGTATTCCGCTTTGACCGAGCTGAATACCGAAGAAAGAAATATCATCACCTGCGAAGACCCAGTGGAATACCAAATAGACGGTGTTTCCCAGATGCAGATGCAGGAGAAGATCGGCCTCACATTTGCAACCGGCCTAAGAGCCATTTTACGTCAGGACCCGGATGTAATCATGGTGGGGGAGATCCGGGATGAGGAAACTGCAAGGATCGCGATCCAAGCTTCCTTAACAGGTCACTTAGTTTTCTCTACTTTACACACAAATGATGCAGCATCCGCAGCGACAAGGCTTGTGGATATGGGAATTGAACCTTATCTGATCACTTCCACGGTATTGGGATTTATGGCCCAGCGACTTGTAAGAACTATATGCAAAGAATGTAAAATTTCCTACAAACCAACTCCTCAGGAGTTGGAATCTATCGGAATTTCCAAAAAGGATCTGAAAGGCGGAGTTTTATACAAGGGAAAAGGTTGTTCTCATTGTATGAACACAGGGTTTAAGGGAAGAACTGGGGTTTACGAACTTCTGATCATCAATACTCCGATCAAAAACGCAATTCTCGCAGGATCGGACACCAATAAGATCAATGATATCGCTTTAGAAAACGGATTTGCAACCATGAGAGATTATGGGATCCGAAAAGTATTGGATGGAGTTACCACCCCGGATGAAGTTCTAAGAGTTACCTAA
- the gspD gene encoding type II secretion system secretin GspD — MRKTDLRSRYLRNAAFAFLLLLSVNEGLLSQASKKGSKRSTAPSAEDTKEKTFYANWRDTELNDFLKGMSAILKKNILLDESLKGKKITIISQKEIPIKNAFPFMKAVLESMGFAIVEEVDLITIVKLKDALARSPYVRVGKEPIPETEALDNRIITQIIPVENVKPEELEPILKRLTSPNTDIIVYRNTNTIVLSGSTADINKLLTLVNELDVRPDETTPGAVASAGDVHIYTLEFSEAEKIAATLIKLDNPVVGDQPLPSSQPGAPPPPAPKVEKIKAVAHKESNSVIVTATESEWNEIRKIIRVLDSARKQVLLEVLIVELSSTDTNDFGIDWRFQGQGPYSQFNSGLAKEGNIINSSGRINPNLNTLSGFSLGFVQAGAQQILGILSANQGNENFNVLSAPQVLTLDNQEAEINVGQDVPVRTQSRNAGLGGANAVTVDNYEYRPTGIKLKFTPHVNKNNRITLDLLQEIKNIASIALAGGNPTFNRREVKTTITIDNRQTIVIGGLISNDKQKRLIKIPLLGDIPYLGWIFRRTTEQLKKTNLMVFITPHILDNRELADKMTVKKKLQQERYEIERERVLNKEATIKERGE; from the coding sequence ATGCGCAAAACAGATTTACGATCCAGATATTTGAGAAACGCAGCATTCGCGTTCTTACTTCTTCTTTCGGTGAACGAAGGGTTACTTTCCCAAGCTTCCAAAAAGGGAAGTAAGAGAAGTACTGCCCCTTCCGCGGAAGATACAAAGGAAAAAACCTTTTATGCCAACTGGAGAGATACTGAACTTAATGATTTTCTAAAAGGGATGAGCGCGATCCTAAAGAAAAACATTCTTTTGGATGAGAGTTTAAAAGGTAAGAAGATCACTATCATCTCCCAAAAAGAGATCCCGATCAAAAACGCATTTCCTTTCATGAAAGCTGTTTTGGAATCCATGGGGTTTGCGATCGTAGAAGAGGTGGATCTGATCACCATCGTAAAATTGAAGGATGCACTTGCCAGATCTCCTTATGTAAGAGTGGGTAAGGAGCCTATTCCGGAGACAGAAGCATTAGACAATCGTATTATTACACAGATCATTCCGGTAGAGAACGTAAAACCGGAAGAATTGGAGCCTATCTTAAAAAGATTAACTTCTCCTAATACTGATATTATCGTTTATAGAAATACGAATACAATCGTACTTTCCGGTTCCACGGCGGACATCAATAAACTTCTCACTTTAGTAAATGAGTTGGATGTAAGACCGGATGAGACTACCCCCGGAGCTGTCGCTTCAGCGGGTGATGTTCATATTTATACATTAGAATTCAGCGAAGCGGAGAAGATTGCTGCAACGTTGATCAAGTTGGATAATCCTGTAGTAGGGGACCAACCTCTTCCAAGCAGCCAACCTGGTGCACCTCCTCCTCCCGCTCCTAAGGTAGAAAAGATCAAGGCTGTTGCTCATAAAGAATCCAACTCTGTGATCGTAACCGCTACCGAATCGGAATGGAACGAGATCCGTAAAATTATTCGAGTATTGGATTCTGCGAGAAAGCAGGTATTGTTAGAAGTTTTGATCGTGGAACTTTCTTCCACGGATACGAATGACTTCGGTATCGACTGGAGATTCCAAGGCCAGGGTCCTTATAGCCAGTTCAACTCGGGCCTTGCTAAAGAAGGTAATATCATAAATTCAAGCGGTAGGATCAACCCGAACCTGAACACTTTATCTGGCTTCTCCCTAGGCTTTGTGCAAGCTGGAGCTCAACAGATCTTAGGGATCTTAAGTGCTAACCAAGGAAATGAGAACTTTAACGTATTGTCTGCTCCTCAAGTTCTTACTCTGGATAACCAAGAAGCTGAGATCAACGTTGGACAGGACGTTCCGGTTAGGACCCAAAGCCGTAACGCGGGTCTTGGTGGAGCAAACGCAGTGACTGTGGACAACTACGAATACCGTCCAACAGGTATTAAGCTAAAATTCACCCCTCACGTGAATAAGAATAACCGTATCACTTTGGATCTTTTGCAAGAGATCAAAAACATCGCATCCATCGCACTTGCTGGAGGAAACCCAACCTTTAACAGAAGGGAAGTAAAGACTACCATCACTATCGATAATAGACAAACGATCGTGATCGGGGGGTTGATCTCCAACGATAAACAGAAACGTCTGATCAAGATACCTTTACTCGGGGACATTCCTTATCTGGGTTGGATCTTTCGTAGAACTACTGAGCAGTTAAAAAAGACAAATTTAATGGTCTTTATCACTCCACATATCTTGGATAATCGTGAACTTGCTGATAAGATGACTGTTAAGAAGAAGTTACAACAAGAAAGATACGAAATCGAAAGGGAAAGGGTTCTAAATAAGGAAGCCACCATTAAGGAACGCGGAGAATAA
- a CDS encoding general secretion pathway protein GspC yields the protein MNAIFIEFRKHTFYVLIPVVIFFSFSLAYLCRGILLLFLTPDVQAGSSTAAPRRPVAENSITIEMSKEMVTGSLFRGSLAPPPGETPVGVDGTPGAPPDTGEGEEMRVTGTLSGHWSFARVTILEKGKQNAEEFAMGEVVGGYKVKSILLNHVVLEKGGQSIKVEIGQTPGEARAKLGAQADVPGGPPAADTVRKILSRQDVNRKLANVAELYKGKFGPYLENNTIAGYKIYSIGSDHIFYSLGARTGDVVRRVNGMPLNDTVKMMEIWNSLKTADKVSVDVERMGKILSYEFIIRN from the coding sequence ATGAACGCAATTTTTATCGAATTCAGAAAACATACATTCTATGTTCTGATCCCTGTCGTGATATTTTTTTCCTTCTCCCTGGCATATCTTTGTAGGGGGATACTTTTACTTTTTCTGACCCCTGATGTTCAAGCCGGTTCCTCTACTGCAGCACCCAGAAGACCCGTAGCAGAGAATTCGATTACGATCGAAATGTCCAAGGAAATGGTAACAGGCTCTTTATTTAGAGGAAGTTTAGCTCCACCACCGGGAGAAACTCCTGTTGGCGTAGACGGAACCCCAGGCGCTCCTCCGGATACAGGAGAAGGCGAAGAAATGAGAGTCACCGGAACCTTAAGCGGTCACTGGAGTTTTGCCCGAGTTACTATTTTGGAAAAAGGAAAACAAAACGCGGAAGAGTTCGCAATGGGAGAAGTAGTAGGCGGATACAAGGTAAAGTCCATTCTTCTCAACCATGTTGTCCTAGAAAAAGGAGGCCAATCTATCAAAGTTGAGATTGGCCAAACGCCGGGAGAGGCCAGAGCCAAATTAGGTGCTCAGGCAGATGTACCTGGAGGACCTCCTGCTGCAGATACGGTCCGTAAAATCCTGTCCAGACAGGATGTGAATAGAAAATTAGCTAACGTAGCTGAACTTTATAAGGGAAAGTTCGGTCCTTATTTGGAAAATAACACGATCGCGGGTTACAAAATATACAGTATCGGCAGTGATCATATTTTTTATTCTTTGGGAGCTAGGACCGGGGACGTGGTGCGACGGGTAAACGGAATGCCCTTAAACGATACGGTAAAAATGATGGAAATATGGAATTCCCTAAAAACAGCCGATAAAGTATCCGTAGACGTAGAGAGAATGGGCAAGATATTGTCCTATGAATTCATCATCCGGAATTAG
- a CDS encoding M23 family metallopeptidase translates to MSSRNIKRKSSRRSPLGSRRHPDAADIKYVKRTILCLPIISAMLSSALSADPLKNYENAINDYANKDSSFFTDKEERKIKQLFSQSPEEWEEDKYSSLSYNKDKSNLELPSFISINPIVSSKIVSQSGFIIKSYIVKPKDTLFRIAKSLKTTAAKISEANGLNKGSVLKVGQSLSVPVKVGNASRQKIEYKRVFITPVLGARFSSRYGKRKDPFHTGGGGYHTGIDMAGPQGAPILASADGVVSFAGVNGGYGNSVIIDHPNGYRTMYAHCAKITVEEGTKVRAGTVIGAVGRTGSATGSHLHFEVFYNGKRINPEVALRKTLKIVTNLDPGKVAKL, encoded by the coding sequence ATGAGCTCACGGAATATAAAAAGAAAAAGTAGCCGTCGTTCCCCCCTAGGTTCAAGAAGGCATCCCGATGCGGCCGATATTAAATATGTGAAACGGACGATTCTCTGCCTTCCCATTATATCCGCCATGCTTAGTTCTGCTTTATCGGCCGATCCACTCAAAAACTACGAAAACGCGATCAACGATTATGCGAACAAGGATTCTTCCTTCTTTACCGATAAGGAAGAGCGTAAGATCAAACAATTATTCTCCCAATCTCCGGAAGAATGGGAAGAAGATAAATATTCTTCTCTTAGTTATAATAAGGATAAGTCCAATTTGGAACTTCCTTCCTTTATTAGTATCAATCCGATTGTTTCTTCCAAGATCGTAAGCCAGAGCGGCTTTATTATAAAATCCTATATCGTAAAACCTAAGGATACATTATTCAGGATCGCAAAATCCTTAAAGACCACTGCTGCTAAAATTTCGGAAGCAAACGGGCTAAACAAAGGTTCCGTTCTAAAAGTAGGACAGAGCTTAAGTGTTCCTGTAAAAGTAGGAAACGCTTCCCGTCAGAAGATTGAATACAAAAGAGTATTCATTACTCCAGTATTAGGAGCTAGATTTTCTTCCAGATACGGCAAAAGAAAAGATCCGTTCCATACAGGTGGAGGGGGTTACCATACTGGGATAGATATGGCTGGCCCTCAAGGAGCGCCAATCTTAGCTTCGGCGGATGGAGTGGTAAGCTTTGCGGGAGTGAATGGCGGTTATGGAAATTCAGTCATCATAGATCATCCAAACGGTTATAGAACCATGTATGCGCATTGCGCTAAAATTACAGTGGAAGAGGGAACGAAAGTGAGAGCAGGCACGGTCATAGGTGCCGTAGGTCGTACAGGCTCCGCCACAGGTTCCCATCTCCATTTCGAGGTGTTCTATAACGGAAAAAGGATCAATCCTGAGGTGGCTCTCAGGAAGACCTTAAAAATTGTTACCAACCTGGACCCAGGCAAAGTAGCGAAACTTTAA
- a CDS encoding type II secretion system-associated lipoprotein, with the protein MHEMVRFFAFLLALFTIQCGARLIKKEKLFEINEHYQDKIYSLKKDTKVSMTETFKKGMLVRIYVESTPSLIKVKCFPADQKREHAIGRLIAYQVNEDLEKKTISIEDLDKIVANELTEYKKKK; encoded by the coding sequence ATGCATGAAATGGTGCGATTCTTCGCTTTTTTACTGGCTCTATTTACCATACAATGCGGCGCCAGGCTGATCAAAAAAGAGAAGTTATTCGAGATCAACGAGCATTACCAGGATAAGATATACAGCCTTAAAAAAGACACAAAAGTCTCCATGACCGAAACTTTTAAGAAGGGAATGTTGGTCCGAATCTATGTCGAATCGACTCCTTCCCTGATTAAAGTGAAATGTTTCCCTGCGGACCAAAAAAGGGAACATGCAATCGGCAGGCTGATCGCCTATCAGGTGAACGAAGATCTAGAGAAAAAGACCATCAGTATAGAGGATTTGGATAAGATCGTTGCAAATGAGCTCACGGAATATAAAAAGAAAAAGTAG
- a CDS encoding YifB family Mg chelatase-like AAA ATPase has protein sequence METCKLTKFLGASLEGIQPFPVSVEINIKRGIPRFQITGLASPSIKESADRIRIAIENSGFEYSLQNILVHLAPAGRKKDGTYLDLTIAAGILYLTEQLPSSQKLEQFLFLGELGLDGTVKPLKGILPILSGIENTGFTAAVVPFDNRKEASILGKFPIYAISHLKDLVSLAKGKIKPEDKSEIKIKSEIFPWKSEFHKSQLPAIRAMQIASAGAHHCLLSGPPGAGKTMLAKLAYGFLPNIKEKEGIELLGIRSLQENLSDTEVERPFRSPHHTISDISLVGGSSSLRMGEVSLAGNGILFLDELSEFHSRNLQALREPMEEGKITISRIKGSITYPASFLFIGATNPCPCGYYQTLIKECNCSVASIRNYQSPFTGPFLDRIEIFYHIGFSGNPDSEKVSVNLKSIRDSIQSAADIQYRRLFRETGKLYNGRLRGEEVERMIPLSKECESMFWKAVSNQKFSIRKVAHFRKLARTIADLEGSEDILLRNLEEALVFLNSGWSPENRAVT, from the coding sequence ATGGAGACATGTAAACTGACCAAATTTCTGGGAGCTTCTCTGGAAGGAATACAACCCTTTCCGGTATCCGTAGAGATCAATATTAAAAGAGGGATCCCAAGGTTCCAGATCACGGGACTTGCAAGCCCTTCCATCAAAGAATCAGCGGATAGGATTAGGATCGCAATAGAGAATAGCGGTTTTGAATATTCTTTGCAGAATATCCTGGTCCACCTCGCTCCCGCAGGCAGAAAGAAGGACGGGACATACTTAGATCTTACCATTGCTGCTGGGATCTTATATTTAACGGAGCAATTACCTTCTTCCCAAAAATTAGAACAGTTTCTTTTCTTGGGAGAATTAGGGCTGGATGGAACTGTTAAACCTCTGAAAGGAATTCTTCCTATACTTTCCGGTATAGAGAATACAGGTTTTACAGCGGCCGTTGTCCCTTTTGATAATAGGAAGGAAGCTTCCATCCTCGGGAAATTTCCGATCTATGCGATCTCTCATTTAAAAGATTTAGTCTCCTTAGCTAAAGGAAAGATAAAACCGGAAGATAAGAGTGAGATCAAGATCAAGTCTGAAATATTTCCTTGGAAATCGGAATTTCATAAGAGCCAGTTACCTGCAATCAGAGCGATGCAGATCGCAAGTGCAGGAGCTCATCATTGTTTATTGTCTGGTCCGCCTGGAGCCGGAAAAACAATGCTCGCAAAATTGGCTTACGGATTTCTTCCAAACATCAAAGAGAAAGAAGGAATAGAACTATTAGGGATCCGTTCCTTACAAGAGAACTTGTCCGATACGGAAGTAGAAAGACCTTTTAGGAGTCCGCATCATACGATTTCCGATATTTCTTTGGTGGGAGGTTCAAGTAGTTTAAGAATGGGAGAAGTTTCCTTAGCCGGAAATGGAATACTATTTTTAGACGAACTCTCCGAATTCCATTCTCGTAATTTACAAGCATTAAGAGAGCCTATGGAAGAAGGAAAAATTACGATTTCTAGGATCAAAGGTTCTATTACCTACCCTGCTTCATTTTTGTTCATAGGAGCCACCAATCCATGTCCTTGCGGATATTACCAAACCTTAATAAAGGAATGTAATTGCAGCGTTGCAAGTATACGAAACTACCAGTCCCCTTTTACGGGCCCATTTTTAGATCGGATCGAAATATTCTACCATATAGGCTTTTCAGGAAATCCAGATAGCGAGAAGGTTTCCGTAAATCTAAAATCTATCCGAGATTCCATCCAGTCCGCTGCGGATATACAATATCGAAGATTATTCAGGGAAACAGGAAAGCTGTATAACGGAAGATTAAGAGGAGAAGAAGTAGAAAGAATGATCCCTCTTTCCAAGGAATGTGAGTCTATGTTTTGGAAGGCTGTCTCTAACCAAAAGTTCAGCATTCGTAAGGTTGCTCATTTTAGGAAGCTTGCGAGAACGATTGCGGATCTGGAAGGTTCGGAGGATATACTTTTGAGGAATTTGGAGGAGGCCCTTGTTTTCCTGAATTCCGGATGGTCTCCGGAAAACAGGGCCGTAACCTAA
- a CDS encoding YraN family protein, giving the protein MRPDSKVRVLKGKEGENIAAELLLGQGHTILERNFRIQKGEIDIISEKENVLYFTEVKYWAKTSPIHPLEIFRPSKIRRMKTVARYYLSKNVSFRDHFVSFSLALITEKRELKYYLNLF; this is encoded by the coding sequence ATGAGACCTGACTCCAAAGTAAGAGTATTGAAAGGAAAAGAAGGAGAAAATATAGCTGCAGAACTCCTTCTAGGGCAAGGCCACACCATTCTAGAAAGGAACTTCCGGATCCAAAAGGGGGAAATCGACATAATCAGTGAGAAAGAAAACGTCCTCTATTTTACGGAAGTGAAATACTGGGCCAAAACCTCTCCGATTCATCCCTTGGAAATATTCAGACCAAGTAAGATCCGTAGAATGAAAACGGTAGCTCGATATTATTTGAGTAAAAACGTTTCGTTTAGAGATCATTTTGTCTCCTTCTCCCTGGCCTTAATTACCGAAAAAAGGGAACTGAAATATTATCTTAATCTATTCTAA
- a CDS encoding HD-GYP domain-containing protein, giving the protein MKKLNVSELKPGMRFTKPVYLDKENLFITSNTPITDSDLERLKRFGITEVLTHGDILVIDVDPERLETQLEDFIISTIVDEDLLPLKGIYDNLNRIKIQFSNLYKNTFALVQDVYRKVADDKVFDFGPVREQGEALSDFVRTHNNLSYLILGMNNPGYYLYNQITTSTFYALIIGKLLDFSRPKMVDLAISCLVADVGMTKVPATISEKTDQLTDEEYKSILKHTIIGYQVLTQRVKIKNSLAVVALQHHERFDGKGYPQKIAGTAIEENARIYAIADNFSALITNRPHRQRVLPHEAIKSMISMDVGKFDLKIVRTFLNQVSLYPVGSCVELSDKRVGVVLAANADKPLRPSIRIIKDEYGTFVRNLVLVDLVKENHLFIVKALDLQEATANS; this is encoded by the coding sequence ATGAAAAAATTGAACGTGTCCGAATTGAAGCCGGGTATGAGATTTACAAAACCCGTTTATCTGGACAAAGAAAATCTGTTCATCACTTCTAATACTCCGATCACTGATTCGGACTTGGAACGTTTGAAAAGATTCGGGATCACCGAGGTATTGACTCACGGAGATATCCTAGTTATTGATGTGGATCCCGAAAGGTTAGAAACCCAATTAGAGGATTTTATCATCAGCACGATCGTAGACGAGGACCTTCTTCCGTTGAAGGGGATCTACGATAACCTGAATCGTATCAAAATACAATTTTCCAATCTATACAAAAATACTTTCGCATTAGTACAAGACGTTTATAGAAAAGTTGCGGACGATAAGGTATTCGATTTCGGTCCGGTAAGGGAGCAGGGAGAAGCGCTTTCCGATTTTGTAAGGACCCATAATAATCTTTCCTACCTGATCCTTGGAATGAATAATCCAGGGTATTACCTTTACAACCAGATCACTACATCCACATTCTATGCTTTGATCATAGGAAAACTTTTGGACTTCTCCCGTCCTAAAATGGTGGATCTTGCGATCTCTTGTTTGGTAGCGGATGTGGGAATGACAAAAGTTCCTGCAACCATATCCGAAAAAACGGACCAGCTCACCGACGAAGAATATAAATCCATCCTAAAGCATACGATTATCGGTTACCAGGTTCTGACCCAAAGAGTCAAAATTAAGAATAGTTTAGCGGTAGTTGCTTTACAACACCATGAACGTTTTGACGGAAAAGGTTATCCTCAAAAGATCGCTGGAACTGCAATCGAGGAAAATGCTAGGATTTACGCGATTGCCGATAATTTTTCCGCCCTGATCACAAATAGACCTCATAGGCAAAGAGTACTTCCTCATGAGGCGATCAAATCTATGATCAGTATGGACGTAGGTAAGTTTGACTTAAAGATCGTGCGTACTTTTTTAAACCAGGTTTCCTTGTATCCTGTAGGTTCTTGCGTGGAACTTTCCGACAAAAGAGTAGGAGTCGTTCTAGCCGCAAATGCGGACAAACCTTTACGCCCTTCTATCCGTATTATAAAAGACGAATATGGCACTTTTGTACGCAATTTAGTCTTGGTGGATCTGGTAAAAGAGAATCATCTATTTATTGTCAAGGCTCTCGATCTACAAGAAGCCACCGCAAATTCTTAA
- a CDS encoding EscU/YscU/HrcU family type III secretion system export apparatus switch protein, which yields MDCVKFGIALKFTPDENKGPKILAKGEGLLGEKIKGVAKRHGVPIVEDAPLAEALSPIPVGQEIPENLYRAVAGVFAFVLSQKTEAN from the coding sequence ATGGACTGCGTGAAATTCGGAATCGCCCTAAAGTTTACACCGGATGAAAATAAAGGCCCAAAGATCCTAGCAAAGGGAGAAGGTCTTTTAGGTGAAAAGATCAAGGGCGTGGCGAAAAGACACGGAGTCCCTATAGTGGAGGATGCTCCTTTGGCCGAGGCACTTTCTCCGATACCGGTAGGACAAGAAATCCCGGAAAATTTATACAGAGCGGTTGCGGGTGTTTTTGCTTTCGTACTCAGCCAAAAAACGGAAGCAAATTAA